From the Bacillota bacterium genome, one window contains:
- a CDS encoding protein arginine kinase, which translates to MSMRNTLQSPYSQWMDDDAPETDVVISSRARLARSLAGYPFPHRSSPEQAEQVIQAVNLAVRHAEFRARFGDAELTRMTELSPVDRWILVEKHLISPGFLKNTESSFECKGLVLTPDERLSIMVNEEDHLRVQCLFPGLQLEAAAGTADEADSLLEKTLDFAFSDRIGYLTACPTNVGTGLRTSVMVHLPALVLFGQVKEVLTTVSRLGLTVRGLFGEGTDAVGNLFQVSNQVTLGHRESEIIDNLASVTRHVIEQERSARQQLVRQMPVVLRDRVGRALGILKHAHTLGVEEAMRLISDVRLGVTAGLLKGPPSRVLLELMVVTRPSYLVKTSGRELSPPQWDELRATLVRKLVNAHSGGDPEEGGSPEEGDSPEEGEKGEEGGQSP; encoded by the coding sequence CTGGCCCGCAGTCTGGCGGGCTACCCTTTTCCCCACCGGTCGTCTCCGGAACAGGCCGAACAGGTGATTCAGGCGGTCAACCTGGCCGTGCGCCACGCGGAGTTCCGCGCCCGTTTCGGCGACGCGGAGTTGACCCGGATGACCGAATTGTCTCCGGTCGACCGGTGGATACTGGTAGAAAAGCACTTGATCAGCCCCGGTTTTCTCAAGAACACGGAGAGCAGTTTCGAGTGCAAGGGGCTGGTGCTGACTCCGGACGAGCGGTTAAGCATTATGGTGAACGAAGAAGACCACCTGCGCGTCCAGTGCCTCTTCCCCGGGCTGCAGCTTGAGGCCGCGGCGGGCACGGCGGACGAGGCCGACAGCCTGCTGGAAAAGACGCTTGATTTCGCGTTTTCGGACCGGATCGGCTACCTGACCGCCTGTCCCACCAACGTCGGGACCGGGCTGCGCACCTCGGTGATGGTGCACCTCCCGGCCCTGGTGCTGTTCGGGCAGGTCAAGGAGGTGCTGACGACCGTCTCCAGGCTGGGGCTGACGGTGCGCGGTCTGTTCGGCGAGGGCACCGACGCGGTGGGCAACCTTTTTCAGGTCTCGAACCAGGTCACCCTGGGCCACCGGGAGTCCGAAATCATTGACAACCTGGCTTCGGTCACCCGGCATGTGATCGAGCAGGAGCGCTCAGCCCGCCAACAGTTGGTCAGACAGATGCCGGTGGTCCTGCGTGACCGGGTGGGCCGGGCGCTCGGGATTCTCAAACACGCGCACACCCTGGGTGTGGAAGAGGCCATGCGCCTGATCTCGGACGTACGCCTGGGGGTGACGGCGGGACTCCTTAAGGGACCGCCGTCGCGGGTGCTGCTTGAACTGATGGTCGTCACCAGGCCGTCTTATCTGGTGAAAACCAGCGGACGGGAGTTGTCCCCGCCCCAGTGGGACGAATTGCGGGCCACACTGGTCCGGAAGCTGGTGAACGCGCATTCCGGGGGGGACCCCGAAGAAGGGGGCAGCCCCGAAGAAGGAGACAGCCCCGAAGAAGGGGAAAAAGGGGAAGAAGGGGGACAGTCCCCCTGA